The sequence ATGCCAGACATAACTCAAATTTGGTTTGAGGCATCGAGTAAGATGCAACACTATTTAAGTGGACCAAGTTATGAAACTTGGATTAAACCATCCAAACCCATTAGTATTGAAGGGAATACATTTACTATATCTACTCCAGAAAAATTCATGCAAGAACGCTTAAGAGCAAATTATGTGGATATTATTTCTGAAATTATTGAAGGTGTCACTGGCCAACGCTTTAGCATTCGTGTCATTGTGGAAGGCGAAGAAAATGATGCCTCTGCTTCAGACAATACAAAAGCGGTAACAGAGTCCCGTGCCGATTATAAACAACACGGTGAACTCAATCTTAATCCTAAATACGATTTTGATTCTTTTGTTATTGGTAGCGGTAATCGTTTTGCTCATGCAGCTTCATTGGCTGTAGCGGAAGCACCAGGTAAAGCTTATAATCCATTGTTTCTTTATGGTGGTGTTGGCTTAGGTAAAACCCATTTAATGCACGCTATTGGTCATTATGTGCTAGAGCATAATCCCAATTCACGAGTGCTTTATTTATCATCTGAAAAATTCACAAATGAGTTTATTAACTCTATACGTGATAACCGCGCAGAAGAATTTCGTAATAAATACCGGAATGTTGATATTTTATTGATTGATGATATTCAATTTATTGCAGGTAAAGAACAAACTCAGGAAGAATTTTTCCATACGTTTAACGCTTTATATGAAGAGCAAAAACAGATTATCATCTCTAGTGATCGTCCACCTAAAGAAATTCCAACTTTAGAAGATCGTTTACGTTCTCGTTTTGAGTGGGGGCTTATCACAGATATTACCCCGCCAGATTTAGAAACGCGAATTGCAATATTACGTAAAAAAGCGGATACTGATAGCTTAGATATTCCTAATGAAGTGATGCTTTACATTGCAAATCAAATCGATACCAATATTCGTGAGCTTGAAGGTGCTTTAATTCGCGTTGTGGCTTACTCATCACTTGTTAATAAAACGATTGATGCTAGCCTTGCAGCAGAAGCATTAAAAGACATTATCCCAAATTCTGCTCCAAAAATTATTACTATTGCTTCGATTCAAAAAGAGGTAGGCGAGTTTTATCATGTAAAACTTGAAGATTTTAAAGCAAAAAAAAGAACGCAGTCTATTGTATTCCCTCGACAAATAGCAATGTATCTTTCAAGGGAACTAACTGATTCATCATTGCCAAAAATTGGTGAAGAATTTGGTGGGCGAGATCATACAACTGTCATTCATGCCCATGAAAAAATTTCAACTAAGCTTAAAACTGATGAAAAACTAAGACGCGAATTAGAGTCAATTAGTAAGACTTTAAAGGTATAAGCATGCTTTTCTCCCTGTGTATAACTCATGATTTTCATGCACGTCCATCCACAGGTTATTAAAGGCTCTAACTTTTGACGCTCTAAGTACTAACGGACTTATCCACATATCCACAGGCCCTACTACTACTACTAACTTAATTATTAATATATAAAAGGAGATTCTTCCATGAAAATTACAATTAAACGTGATTATTTAATTCAAGCCCTTAACGAGGTAACACGAGCAATTTCATCAAGAACAGCAATTCCAATATTAACAGGTATCAAACTAACGATTAATGATGAAGGTGCTATTTTAACGGGTAGTGATTCTGATATTTCGATTGAAGCGTTTATTCCTTTAGAAAAAGACGATGAACAATTGATCACTGTTGAAAAGTACGGTAGCATCGTTTTACCGTCACGTTACGTGACAGACATTGTTAAACGTTTACCTAACGATGAAGTTTCCATTGAAGTAACAGAAGGTTTCCAAACATTGATTACTTCTGGAACAGCTTCTTTTACATTAAACGGTTTAGATGCAAACGATTATCCACAATTACCTGAAATTGGAAATGCACCGACATTAAAAATTCCAGCAGATATGTTGAAAAATTTAATTCGTCAAACAGCATTTGCTGTAAGTACTGTTGAAGTACGACCAGTATTAACAGGTGTTAACTGGATTTTAAAAGAAGGAACATTATTATCTGTTGCAACTGACTCACATCGTTTAGCATTACGTAAAATTAATGTTGATTTACCTGAAGAAGCGAAGTTCAATATCGTTATTCCTGGTAAAAGCTTAACTGAATTGAATAAAATTTTAGATGATACTACTGAAAAAGTAGAAGTAGTTGTTAATAACAATCAAATCCTTTTCAAAGTAACCGATGTTTTATTCTATTCTCGTCTTTTAGAAGGGAATTATCCTGATACAACACGTCTTATTCCAACATCAAATACAACAACAGTTGCGATTGCAGCTAAAAGTTTATTACAAGCAATTGATCGTGCCTCATTATTAGCACGTGATAATCGTAATAATGTTATTAAATTAGTTTCAACGGATAATAAAGAAATTGAAATTTCATCAAACTCGCCAGAAGTAGGTAATGTTAGTGAAGATTTAATTCCTGTTAGTTTTGAAGGTGAATCAATTTTAATCTCATTTAACGGTAAATATATGATTGATGCGTTACGCGTGTTTGAAAATCAAGATGTTAAAATCGAGTTCTCTGGTTCAATGCATCAATTTGTGATCCGTCCAGTTGA comes from Brochothrix thermosphacta DSM 20171 = FSL F6-1036 and encodes:
- the dnaN gene encoding DNA polymerase III subunit beta encodes the protein MKITIKRDYLIQALNEVTRAISSRTAIPILTGIKLTINDEGAILTGSDSDISIEAFIPLEKDDEQLITVEKYGSIVLPSRYVTDIVKRLPNDEVSIEVTEGFQTLITSGTASFTLNGLDANDYPQLPEIGNAPTLKIPADMLKNLIRQTAFAVSTVEVRPVLTGVNWILKEGTLLSVATDSHRLALRKINVDLPEEAKFNIVIPGKSLTELNKILDDTTEKVEVVVNNNQILFKVTDVLFYSRLLEGNYPDTTRLIPTSNTTTVAIAAKSLLQAIDRASLLARDNRNNVIKLVSTDNKEIEISSNSPEVGNVSEDLIPVSFEGESILISFNGKYMIDALRVFENQDVKIEFSGSMHQFVIRPVDHEEGNDILQLITPVRTF
- the dnaA gene encoding chromosomal replication initiator protein DnaA, translating into MPDITQIWFEASSKMQHYLSGPSYETWIKPSKPISIEGNTFTISTPEKFMQERLRANYVDIISEIIEGVTGQRFSIRVIVEGEENDASASDNTKAVTESRADYKQHGELNLNPKYDFDSFVIGSGNRFAHAASLAVAEAPGKAYNPLFLYGGVGLGKTHLMHAIGHYVLEHNPNSRVLYLSSEKFTNEFINSIRDNRAEEFRNKYRNVDILLIDDIQFIAGKEQTQEEFFHTFNALYEEQKQIIISSDRPPKEIPTLEDRLRSRFEWGLITDITPPDLETRIAILRKKADTDSLDIPNEVMLYIANQIDTNIRELEGALIRVVAYSSLVNKTIDASLAAEALKDIIPNSAPKIITIASIQKEVGEFYHVKLEDFKAKKRTQSIVFPRQIAMYLSRELTDSSLPKIGEEFGGRDHTTVIHAHEKISTKLKTDEKLRRELESISKTLKV